Genomic segment of Paenibacillus sp. FSL R5-0912:
TGGATTCAATCTGCTCAGGGTGCCTGTTCAGTTCCAGAACCAGAGGCGCCATCTTGATCGCCTCGGGGCGCACTCCGAAAATCGTCATTACTTTAATTTTGGACATAACCCCTACCCTCTCTTCTGAAGACTACAGAAATTGTGTTTGTTCTATTAATACCTCAAGGGTATTATTACTTGGTTCCATACAGTCTGTCACCGGCATCTCCGAGGCCTGGGACAATATAACCATGCTCATTCAGATGATCATCAAGTGCGGCTACATAGATGTCCACATCCGGATGTGCAGCCTGCACCGCAGCGACGCCTTCAGGGGCAGCAATCAGGTTCATCATCTTGATCTGGGTGCATCCACGGTTCTTAAGCGAGGTAATGGCCGCAATGGCGGAGCCGCCTGTAGCCAGCATCGGATCAATTACGATCAGCTCACGTTCCTGCACATCTGTAGGAAGCTTAATGTAATATTCAACCGGCTGAAGCGTTTCCGGATCACGGAAAAGCCCGACATGTCCTACTTTAGCCGCCGGAAGCAGCTTCAAGACACCCTCCAGCATGCCAAGACCGGCGCGCAGAATCGGAATCAGTCCCAGCATTCTTCCCGAGATCACTTTGCTCTGCGTTTCAGCCACCGGTGTCTGCACCGTAATGGTCTCAAGCGGAATATCACGGGTAATCTCATAAGCCATAAGTGTTGCTACTTCATCGACATGCTCTCTGAATTCTTTCGTGTTGGTCCGCACATCGCGAATAAATGTTAATTTGTGCTGAATCAATGGATGATCGCAAATCACCAATTTTCCCATTTTGTCCCTCCGGTAATTGTAAGTCTTATTTATAGCCAGAGTAAGCGCTTTGCTTCCCGCATGGCTAAATCTTGTCTATTATATCATCACCAAGGCCGCTTTTCACCTACAGAAGGGGAAAAGCGCCTGCAAAGGCAGTCTTCCCAAATTTCACAGCTGCAGGGAAAGTTTAGGAAATCCCCCAAACCTCTGGATATAAAACAAAACTTAGTTTGTGCCATTAGGCACTTTTAATACTATTCACATTTCTTTCACTACTTTTATTGAAAATTCCATGAACTTTCATGATTATTACATGATAATTCATACCATTTTCTTACTATAATTTGTGAACATTATGCAACAGAAACCGGCCATACAACATTTGAAATCGCACCTATCAAAAAAAACCTTTGCGGCATCCGGTGGTACCGGACCCGCAAAGGCAGAATAAGCAGCTTAATATTAGTACTGCATACCAGGATAGATCGGATACTTTTCAGTAAGCTCGGCCACCTCACGTGCAGCCTGGGTCAAATTAGCGTCATCTTTCGGATTCTTCAGCACATTGGCGATAATCCGGCCGATCGCTACCATAGCCGGCTCGTCCATGCCGCGTGAAGTAACAGCAGGTGTACCGATCCGGATACCGCTTGTTACAAACGGACTGGTAGGATCGAACGGAATCGCATTCTTGTTGACTGTAATTCCGATCGAATCAAGCACCTTCTCCGCATCCTTGCCGGTAATGCTCAGATTACGGGTATCCAGCAGCATCAGGTGGTTATCCGTACCGCCGGAAACAATATTAACGCCTTCGCCGATCAGCGTATCCGCCAGAACCTTGGCATTCTTCACTACATTCTCGGCATAGGTCTTGAACGATGGCTGCAGCGCTTCACCGAAGGAAACGGCTTTGGACGCAATCACATGCATGAGCGGTCCGCCTTGGGAACCCGGGAAGACCGCTTTATCAATAGCAGCAGCCCATGGCTGTCTGCACAGAATCATCCCTCCGCGCGGGCCACGCAAGGTTTTGTGCGTAGTTGTAGTGACGAAGTGGGCATGAGGAACCGGGCTCGGGTGAACACCGGCTGCAACCAATCCAGCAATATGGGCCATATCGACCATGAATAGAGCACCTACGTCATTCGCAATAGAACCGAGTGCAGCAAAATCGATGGTCCGCGGATACGCGCTTGCTCCGGCAACAATCATTTTGGGACGGTGTTTGAAGGCTGCTTTACGCACTTCATCATAATCAATCAGGAAAGTATCCTCCTGTACGCCATAAGCTACAAAGTTATACAGGATACCGGAAGCATTAACCGGGCTACCGTGGGTCAAATGGCCGCCATGCGCCAGATTCATGCCCAGTACGGTATCGCCAGGATTAAGCGCGGCAAGGTAAACGGCCATATTGGCCTGTGCACCGGAATGCGGCTGCACATTGACATGCTCGGCACCAAACAGCTGCTTGGCACGGTCACGGGCCAGGTTCTCCACGATATCCACATCTTCACAGCCGCCATAATAACGTTTGCCGGGATAACCTTCGGCGTATTTGTTCGTAAGCACGGAGCCCATCGCTTCCATTACGGCTTCACTTACAATATTCTCTGAAGCTATGAGTTCAATGTTTGCACGCTGACGGCTTAGTTCTAAGCCCATTGCTTCCAGTACTGCCGGGTCACTCTTACGTAGTTGTTCCATGTTTCTTATTTCCTCCCTGTTATTCTAATTTATGTGGTGTTAAGACAAAACCAGTGATATACGCTGCTCTCAGTCACAATTCGCGGAGCCGCTTGTCTCCGGCGTACGGTACACTGCCCGTTCGCCGCCGATCAGCGGCGGTCTGCTCCATGCTGCGTTCACCCGGGCTGCCCCGATATAGCGCAGGCTTGGCCGGAAAGGTACGGCTACGCGGCGGAGGTGCATGCCAATTAGTGTCTCCCCGATATCAATGCCGGCGTGGGCCTCAATCGTCTCGGCCAGCACCGGATCTGTCATAGAGCGGTAAGCGGCGGCAGCCATGGACCCTCCGGCCCCCGGAACCGGCACAGCCGAAACCTCCTTAAGCCCCAGCGATTCCAGCAAAGAACGTTCCATCACCAGCGAACGGTTCAGATGCTCGCAGCATTGGTACACGGGATGAAAACCAAATTCAGCAGCAGCCTGCGTAATTCCCTGCAGCAGCAGCTGTGCAACCTCAAG
This window contains:
- the upp gene encoding uracil phosphoribosyltransferase, which codes for MGKLVICDHPLIQHKLTFIRDVRTNTKEFREHVDEVATLMAYEITRDIPLETITVQTPVAETQSKVISGRMLGLIPILRAGLGMLEGVLKLLPAAKVGHVGLFRDPETLQPVEYYIKLPTDVQERELIVIDPMLATGGSAIAAITSLKNRGCTQIKMMNLIAAPEGVAAVQAAHPDVDIYVAALDDHLNEHGYIVPGLGDAGDRLYGTK
- the glyA gene encoding serine hydroxymethyltransferase, which gives rise to MEQLRKSDPAVLEAMGLELSRQRANIELIASENIVSEAVMEAMGSVLTNKYAEGYPGKRYYGGCEDVDIVENLARDRAKQLFGAEHVNVQPHSGAQANMAVYLAALNPGDTVLGMNLAHGGHLTHGSPVNASGILYNFVAYGVQEDTFLIDYDEVRKAAFKHRPKMIVAGASAYPRTIDFAALGSIANDVGALFMVDMAHIAGLVAAGVHPSPVPHAHFVTTTTHKTLRGPRGGMILCRQPWAAAIDKAVFPGSQGGPLMHVIASKAVSFGEALQPSFKTYAENVVKNAKVLADTLIGEGVNIVSGGTDNHLMLLDTRNLSITGKDAEKVLDSIGITVNKNAIPFDPTSPFVTSGIRIGTPAVTSRGMDEPAMVAIGRIIANVLKNPKDDANLTQAAREVAELTEKYPIYPGMQY
- a CDS encoding TIGR01440 family protein, producing MDEVRKQGLWEERASGAPSAAGQQAGSAELTLDAAAAAVVRELAEAGKLGPGKILVVGASTSEVAGVRIGTGGALEVAQLLLQGITQAAAEFGFHPVYQCCEHLNRSLVMERSLLESLGLKEVSAVPVPGAGGSMAAAAYRSMTDPVLAETIEAHAGIDIGETLIGMHLRRVAVPFRPSLRYIGAARVNAAWSRPPLIGGERAVYRTPETSGSANCD